Proteins encoded by one window of Cannabis sativa cultivar Pink pepper isolate KNU-18-1 chromosome 4, ASM2916894v1, whole genome shotgun sequence:
- the LOC115712725 gene encoding uncharacterized protein LOC115712725 isoform X1, with product MRSLTVNYWATSTMFMGFATNPPHCISSTFIGGGTFKVRHYVQKALYPRFHKGFTCNPRAFARRNSVKKLKKNGKPLGGVADISSKDEYGQEDDTELDPSDSSAAQKLNMVPSRGTVLQACAVTSGLIAAFGVVLRQILLYLVSHLASTEGLPILDCSSKVSFDFEMWHLQLLTGLVVVISSSRYLLLKTWPDFAESSEAANRQVLTSLEPLDYLVVAFLPGISEELLFRGALLPLFGFDWKSVLVVAALFGVLHIGGGRKYSFAVWATFVGLMYGYATIFSSSLIVPMASHALNNLVGGIIWRYENQSSSSDQK from the exons ATGAGGTCGCTCACAGTTAACTATTGGGCTACCAGTACCATGTTCATGGGTTTTGCCACAAACCCACCTCATTGTATAAGTTCTACCTTCATAGGTG GTGGGACTTTTAAAGTAAGGCATTATGTGCAAAAGGCTTTATATCCCAGATTTCACAAA GGGTTTACCTGTAATCCCAGGGCATTTGCAAGAAGAAACTCAGTGaagaaattgaaaaagaatGGAAAACCACTTGGAGGTGTTGCTGACATTTCTTCTAAAGATGAATATGGTCAAGAAGATGACACTGAACTTGACCCTTCTGATAGTTCAGCTGCACAAAAACTGAATATGGTTCCCTCCAGGGGTACAGTACTTCAGGCATGTGCTGTTACTTCTGGCTTGATAGCTGCTTTCGGTGTAGTGCTTCGACAA ATTCTTCTTTACCTG GTATCACATCTTGCATCAACAGAAGGATTGCCAATACTTGATTGTTCCTCGAAAGTATCAT TTGATTTTGAGATGTGGCATCTTCAGTTGCTTACAGGATTAGTTGTAGTGATATCATCAAGCCGATATCTTTTATTGAAGACATGGCCAGATTTTGCTGAGTCTAGTGAAGCTGCCAATCGGCAG GTCCTTACTTCACTGGAGCCGTTGGATTACTTGGTTGTTGCTTTTTTGCCTGGGATTAGTGAG GAGCTTCTTTTTCGCGGTGCATTATTGCCACTTTTCGGATTTGATTGGAAGAGTGTCTTGGTGGTTGCTGCCCTGTTTGGTGTTCTACACATTGGAGGTGGCCGAAAGTATTCCTTTGCTGTCTG GGCAACTTTTGTTGGGCTTATGTATGGCTACGCAACCATCTTTTCTTCCAGCTTGATTGTACCTATGGCTTCACACGCATTGAACAACTTGGTTGGGGGAATTATATGGCGCTATGAAAATCAATCAAGTTCATCAGACCAAAAATGA
- the LOC115712726 gene encoding protein NOI4-like has product MATQQQHGNGRPLPKFGEWDVNDPASAEGFTVIFNKARDEKKTGGNPKGGAIASTPKYGDLKQNHESKYSKKSKWWFCCG; this is encoded by the exons ATGGCAACT caacaacaacatggGAATGGGAGACCTCTTCCTAAATTTGGGGAATGGGATGTGAATGATCCAGCCTCGGCTGAAGGGTTCACTGTCATATTCAACAAAGCTAGAGATGAAAAGAAGACTGGTGGGAATCCCAAGGGTGGGGCAATAGCATCAACTCCAAAATATGGTGACCTTAAACAAAACCATGAATCAAAGTACTCAAAAAAG AGCAAATGGTGGTTTTGCTGTGGTTAA
- the LOC115712725 gene encoding uncharacterized protein LOC115712725 isoform X2, whose product MRSLTVNYWATSTMFMGFATNPPHCISSTFIGGTFKVRHYVQKALYPRFHKGFTCNPRAFARRNSVKKLKKNGKPLGGVADISSKDEYGQEDDTELDPSDSSAAQKLNMVPSRGTVLQACAVTSGLIAAFGVVLRQILLYLVSHLASTEGLPILDCSSKVSFDFEMWHLQLLTGLVVVISSSRYLLLKTWPDFAESSEAANRQVLTSLEPLDYLVVAFLPGISEELLFRGALLPLFGFDWKSVLVVAALFGVLHIGGGRKYSFAVWATFVGLMYGYATIFSSSLIVPMASHALNNLVGGIIWRYENQSSSSDQK is encoded by the exons ATGAGGTCGCTCACAGTTAACTATTGGGCTACCAGTACCATGTTCATGGGTTTTGCCACAAACCCACCTCATTGTATAAGTTCTACCTTCATAG GTGGGACTTTTAAAGTAAGGCATTATGTGCAAAAGGCTTTATATCCCAGATTTCACAAA GGGTTTACCTGTAATCCCAGGGCATTTGCAAGAAGAAACTCAGTGaagaaattgaaaaagaatGGAAAACCACTTGGAGGTGTTGCTGACATTTCTTCTAAAGATGAATATGGTCAAGAAGATGACACTGAACTTGACCCTTCTGATAGTTCAGCTGCACAAAAACTGAATATGGTTCCCTCCAGGGGTACAGTACTTCAGGCATGTGCTGTTACTTCTGGCTTGATAGCTGCTTTCGGTGTAGTGCTTCGACAA ATTCTTCTTTACCTG GTATCACATCTTGCATCAACAGAAGGATTGCCAATACTTGATTGTTCCTCGAAAGTATCAT TTGATTTTGAGATGTGGCATCTTCAGTTGCTTACAGGATTAGTTGTAGTGATATCATCAAGCCGATATCTTTTATTGAAGACATGGCCAGATTTTGCTGAGTCTAGTGAAGCTGCCAATCGGCAG GTCCTTACTTCACTGGAGCCGTTGGATTACTTGGTTGTTGCTTTTTTGCCTGGGATTAGTGAG GAGCTTCTTTTTCGCGGTGCATTATTGCCACTTTTCGGATTTGATTGGAAGAGTGTCTTGGTGGTTGCTGCCCTGTTTGGTGTTCTACACATTGGAGGTGGCCGAAAGTATTCCTTTGCTGTCTG GGCAACTTTTGTTGGGCTTATGTATGGCTACGCAACCATCTTTTCTTCCAGCTTGATTGTACCTATGGCTTCACACGCATTGAACAACTTGGTTGGGGGAATTATATGGCGCTATGAAAATCAATCAAGTTCATCAGACCAAAAATGA
- the LOC115712725 gene encoding uncharacterized protein LOC115712725 isoform X5 — protein MRSLTVNYWATSTMFMGFATNPPHCGTFKVRHYVQKALYPRFHKGFTCNPRAFARRNSVKKLKKNGKPLGGVADISSKDEYGQEDDTELDPSDSSAAQKLNMVPSRGTVLQACAVTSGLIAAFGVVLRQILLYLVSHLASTEGLPILDCSSKVSFDFEMWHLQLLTGLVVVISSSRYLLLKTWPDFAESSEAANRQVLTSLEPLDYLVVAFLPGISEELLFRGALLPLFGFDWKSVLVVAALFGVLHIGGGRKYSFAVWATFVGLMYGYATIFSSSLIVPMASHALNNLVGGIIWRYENQSSSSDQK, from the exons ATGAGGTCGCTCACAGTTAACTATTGGGCTACCAGTACCATGTTCATGGGTTTTGCCACAAACCCACCTCATT GTGGGACTTTTAAAGTAAGGCATTATGTGCAAAAGGCTTTATATCCCAGATTTCACAAA GGGTTTACCTGTAATCCCAGGGCATTTGCAAGAAGAAACTCAGTGaagaaattgaaaaagaatGGAAAACCACTTGGAGGTGTTGCTGACATTTCTTCTAAAGATGAATATGGTCAAGAAGATGACACTGAACTTGACCCTTCTGATAGTTCAGCTGCACAAAAACTGAATATGGTTCCCTCCAGGGGTACAGTACTTCAGGCATGTGCTGTTACTTCTGGCTTGATAGCTGCTTTCGGTGTAGTGCTTCGACAA ATTCTTCTTTACCTG GTATCACATCTTGCATCAACAGAAGGATTGCCAATACTTGATTGTTCCTCGAAAGTATCAT TTGATTTTGAGATGTGGCATCTTCAGTTGCTTACAGGATTAGTTGTAGTGATATCATCAAGCCGATATCTTTTATTGAAGACATGGCCAGATTTTGCTGAGTCTAGTGAAGCTGCCAATCGGCAG GTCCTTACTTCACTGGAGCCGTTGGATTACTTGGTTGTTGCTTTTTTGCCTGGGATTAGTGAG GAGCTTCTTTTTCGCGGTGCATTATTGCCACTTTTCGGATTTGATTGGAAGAGTGTCTTGGTGGTTGCTGCCCTGTTTGGTGTTCTACACATTGGAGGTGGCCGAAAGTATTCCTTTGCTGTCTG GGCAACTTTTGTTGGGCTTATGTATGGCTACGCAACCATCTTTTCTTCCAGCTTGATTGTACCTATGGCTTCACACGCATTGAACAACTTGGTTGGGGGAATTATATGGCGCTATGAAAATCAATCAAGTTCATCAGACCAAAAATGA
- the LOC115712725 gene encoding uncharacterized protein LOC115712725 isoform X4, with protein MRSLTVNYWATSTMFMGFATNPPHCISSTFIGGTFKVRHYVQKALYPRFHKGFTCNPRAFARRNSVKKLKKNGKPLGGVADISSKDEYGQEDDTELDPSDSSAAQKLNMVPSRGTVLQACAVTSGLIAAFGVVLRQVSHLASTEGLPILDCSSKVSFDFEMWHLQLLTGLVVVISSSRYLLLKTWPDFAESSEAANRQVLTSLEPLDYLVVAFLPGISEELLFRGALLPLFGFDWKSVLVVAALFGVLHIGGGRKYSFAVWATFVGLMYGYATIFSSSLIVPMASHALNNLVGGIIWRYENQSSSSDQK; from the exons ATGAGGTCGCTCACAGTTAACTATTGGGCTACCAGTACCATGTTCATGGGTTTTGCCACAAACCCACCTCATTGTATAAGTTCTACCTTCATAG GTGGGACTTTTAAAGTAAGGCATTATGTGCAAAAGGCTTTATATCCCAGATTTCACAAA GGGTTTACCTGTAATCCCAGGGCATTTGCAAGAAGAAACTCAGTGaagaaattgaaaaagaatGGAAAACCACTTGGAGGTGTTGCTGACATTTCTTCTAAAGATGAATATGGTCAAGAAGATGACACTGAACTTGACCCTTCTGATAGTTCAGCTGCACAAAAACTGAATATGGTTCCCTCCAGGGGTACAGTACTTCAGGCATGTGCTGTTACTTCTGGCTTGATAGCTGCTTTCGGTGTAGTGCTTCGACAA GTATCACATCTTGCATCAACAGAAGGATTGCCAATACTTGATTGTTCCTCGAAAGTATCAT TTGATTTTGAGATGTGGCATCTTCAGTTGCTTACAGGATTAGTTGTAGTGATATCATCAAGCCGATATCTTTTATTGAAGACATGGCCAGATTTTGCTGAGTCTAGTGAAGCTGCCAATCGGCAG GTCCTTACTTCACTGGAGCCGTTGGATTACTTGGTTGTTGCTTTTTTGCCTGGGATTAGTGAG GAGCTTCTTTTTCGCGGTGCATTATTGCCACTTTTCGGATTTGATTGGAAGAGTGTCTTGGTGGTTGCTGCCCTGTTTGGTGTTCTACACATTGGAGGTGGCCGAAAGTATTCCTTTGCTGTCTG GGCAACTTTTGTTGGGCTTATGTATGGCTACGCAACCATCTTTTCTTCCAGCTTGATTGTACCTATGGCTTCACACGCATTGAACAACTTGGTTGGGGGAATTATATGGCGCTATGAAAATCAATCAAGTTCATCAGACCAAAAATGA
- the LOC115715325 gene encoding very-long-chain 3-oxoacyl-CoA reductase-like protein At1g24470 — protein MMMMMMIKTQPLWLILITYIGIFITLKRVISLLKWVFITFIRSSKNLKSYGSWAIITGATDGIGKAFAIQLAEKGLNLILVGRNSNKLQTVSNEIQLSSPGTKIKRVVFDFSGDISAGVAGVEEAVKGLDVGILINNVGITYPAARYFHEVEESVWMNIVRVNLEGTTKVTRAVLKGMVDRKRGAIVNIGSGAAIVVPSHPLYAIYAATKAYVDQLSRCLYVEYKHLGIDVQCQVPLYVATQMVSKAASIEKSSMFIPTADDYARAGVRRIGYEYRCTPYWAHSLQWCFASLLSDHILNAWRLAVVTRRRRDSISTHHLSSS, from the exons atgatgatgatgatgatgatcaaaaCACAACCCTTATGGCTCATTCTCATAACATATATAGGGATCTTCATAACCCTCAAAAGGGTCATCTCATTACTCAAATGGGTGTTCATAACATTCATCAGATCTTCCAAAAACCTAAAGAGCTACGGTTCATGGGCCATAATCACAGGAGCCACAGACGGCATAGGAAAGGCCTTTGCCATCCAACTAGCCGAGAAAGGCCTAAACTTGATTCTAGTTGGCAGAAACTCAAACAAGCTCCAAACAGTCTCAAATGAAATCCAGCTCAGTAGTCCTGGGACAAAGATAAAGAGGGTTGTTTTCGACTTTTCGGGCGATATCTCGGCGGGTGTGGCGGGTGTTGAGGAGGCTGTGAAAGGATTGGACGTGGGGATTTTGATCAACAATGTTGGAATAACATACCCTGCAGCAAGGTACTTCCATGAGGTGGAAGAGAGTGTTTGGATGAATATTGTTAGAGTGAATTTGGAAGGTACTACTAAAGTTACAAGAGCTGTTTTAAAAGGTATGGTTGATAGGAAAAGAGGGGCAATCGTTAATATTGGCTCTGGTGCCGCCATTGTTGTACCTTCTCATCCTCTTTATGCAATCTATGCCGCTACAAAAGC gtATGTAGACCAACTATCAAGATGCCTCTACGTGGAATACAAACACTTGGGAATTGATGTGCAGTGTcag GTACCATTGTATGTGGCAACACAAATGGTGTCAAAGGCTGCATCGATAGAGAAATCATCGATGTTTATACCAACAGCAGATGATTATGCAAGAGCTGGGGTGAGAAGAATTGGGTATGAATATCGATGCACTCCTTATTGGGCACACTCCCTCCAATGGTGTTTTGCCTCTTTACTCTCAGACCATATTCTTAATGCATGGCGTTTGGCCGTTGTTACTCGCAGAAGAAGGGACTCCATTTCTACTCATCATCTTTCCTCCTCTTAA
- the LOC115712725 gene encoding uncharacterized protein LOC115712725 isoform X6, protein MRSLTVNYWATSTMFMGFATNPPHCGTFKVRHYVQKALYPRFHKGFTCNPRAFARRNSVKKLKKNGKPLGGVADISSKDEYGQEDDTELDPSDSSAAQKLNMVPSRGTVLQACAVTSGLIAAFGVVLRQVSHLASTEGLPILDCSSKVSFDFEMWHLQLLTGLVVVISSSRYLLLKTWPDFAESSEAANRQVLTSLEPLDYLVVAFLPGISEELLFRGALLPLFGFDWKSVLVVAALFGVLHIGGGRKYSFAVWATFVGLMYGYATIFSSSLIVPMASHALNNLVGGIIWRYENQSSSSDQK, encoded by the exons ATGAGGTCGCTCACAGTTAACTATTGGGCTACCAGTACCATGTTCATGGGTTTTGCCACAAACCCACCTCATT GTGGGACTTTTAAAGTAAGGCATTATGTGCAAAAGGCTTTATATCCCAGATTTCACAAA GGGTTTACCTGTAATCCCAGGGCATTTGCAAGAAGAAACTCAGTGaagaaattgaaaaagaatGGAAAACCACTTGGAGGTGTTGCTGACATTTCTTCTAAAGATGAATATGGTCAAGAAGATGACACTGAACTTGACCCTTCTGATAGTTCAGCTGCACAAAAACTGAATATGGTTCCCTCCAGGGGTACAGTACTTCAGGCATGTGCTGTTACTTCTGGCTTGATAGCTGCTTTCGGTGTAGTGCTTCGACAA GTATCACATCTTGCATCAACAGAAGGATTGCCAATACTTGATTGTTCCTCGAAAGTATCAT TTGATTTTGAGATGTGGCATCTTCAGTTGCTTACAGGATTAGTTGTAGTGATATCATCAAGCCGATATCTTTTATTGAAGACATGGCCAGATTTTGCTGAGTCTAGTGAAGCTGCCAATCGGCAG GTCCTTACTTCACTGGAGCCGTTGGATTACTTGGTTGTTGCTTTTTTGCCTGGGATTAGTGAG GAGCTTCTTTTTCGCGGTGCATTATTGCCACTTTTCGGATTTGATTGGAAGAGTGTCTTGGTGGTTGCTGCCCTGTTTGGTGTTCTACACATTGGAGGTGGCCGAAAGTATTCCTTTGCTGTCTG GGCAACTTTTGTTGGGCTTATGTATGGCTACGCAACCATCTTTTCTTCCAGCTTGATTGTACCTATGGCTTCACACGCATTGAACAACTTGGTTGGGGGAATTATATGGCGCTATGAAAATCAATCAAGTTCATCAGACCAAAAATGA
- the LOC115712725 gene encoding uncharacterized protein LOC115712725 isoform X3, translated as MRSLTVNYWATSTMFMGFATNPPHCISSTFIGGGTFKVRHYVQKALYPRFHKGFTCNPRAFARRNSVKKLKKNGKPLGGVADISSKDEYGQEDDTELDPSDSSAAQKLNMVPSRGTVLQACAVTSGLIAAFGVVLRQVSHLASTEGLPILDCSSKVSFDFEMWHLQLLTGLVVVISSSRYLLLKTWPDFAESSEAANRQVLTSLEPLDYLVVAFLPGISEELLFRGALLPLFGFDWKSVLVVAALFGVLHIGGGRKYSFAVWATFVGLMYGYATIFSSSLIVPMASHALNNLVGGIIWRYENQSSSSDQK; from the exons ATGAGGTCGCTCACAGTTAACTATTGGGCTACCAGTACCATGTTCATGGGTTTTGCCACAAACCCACCTCATTGTATAAGTTCTACCTTCATAGGTG GTGGGACTTTTAAAGTAAGGCATTATGTGCAAAAGGCTTTATATCCCAGATTTCACAAA GGGTTTACCTGTAATCCCAGGGCATTTGCAAGAAGAAACTCAGTGaagaaattgaaaaagaatGGAAAACCACTTGGAGGTGTTGCTGACATTTCTTCTAAAGATGAATATGGTCAAGAAGATGACACTGAACTTGACCCTTCTGATAGTTCAGCTGCACAAAAACTGAATATGGTTCCCTCCAGGGGTACAGTACTTCAGGCATGTGCTGTTACTTCTGGCTTGATAGCTGCTTTCGGTGTAGTGCTTCGACAA GTATCACATCTTGCATCAACAGAAGGATTGCCAATACTTGATTGTTCCTCGAAAGTATCAT TTGATTTTGAGATGTGGCATCTTCAGTTGCTTACAGGATTAGTTGTAGTGATATCATCAAGCCGATATCTTTTATTGAAGACATGGCCAGATTTTGCTGAGTCTAGTGAAGCTGCCAATCGGCAG GTCCTTACTTCACTGGAGCCGTTGGATTACTTGGTTGTTGCTTTTTTGCCTGGGATTAGTGAG GAGCTTCTTTTTCGCGGTGCATTATTGCCACTTTTCGGATTTGATTGGAAGAGTGTCTTGGTGGTTGCTGCCCTGTTTGGTGTTCTACACATTGGAGGTGGCCGAAAGTATTCCTTTGCTGTCTG GGCAACTTTTGTTGGGCTTATGTATGGCTACGCAACCATCTTTTCTTCCAGCTTGATTGTACCTATGGCTTCACACGCATTGAACAACTTGGTTGGGGGAATTATATGGCGCTATGAAAATCAATCAAGTTCATCAGACCAAAAATGA
- the LOC115712724 gene encoding regulator of G-protein signaling 1: protein MEWNNSKSNRMASCAIKGGCPSDYIAIVVSTLCMILLLSRLIVPFAVHKIPRSKGSGFWIPTLQVFASFNLILSLVLSDNFLTYKRRYWWQSCYVWAVWIEGLFGFGLLLSCRITQTFQLYYIFVKRCLPPIRSYNFLPLILLPWIAVSAFIHIRKPLNYRCHMGFQWIIPVVSLHALYVIVLVGFTGAIRHIEFRFDELKDLWNGILVSASSIGIWVAAYILNEIHDDISWLQVVSRFLLLVMAGILVLTLFSISSSQPLLSQISLRRTRREPLEFDSMGKALGITDSGLLLQRELTAVINPTEPLNELLLNKRFRLSFMAFADSCLAGESVHFYDEVQELGKIPVEDPVRRIYMARHIIEKYIKPGASMEVNISHRCRQEILTTSNLADPHLFGNALNELIQLMKMNLGKDYWSSMFFMKFKEETSMRSNDCNLEQMTGWSYSPRLSEVHGVDDPFHQEHFSKGSSCI from the exons ATGGAATGGAATAACTCAAAAAGCAATAGAATGGCAAGCTGTGCGATTAAAGGAGGCTGCCCCAGTGACTACATAGCCATTGTTGTATCGACCCTTTGCATGATTCT GCTTCTGTCTCGATTAATTGTTCCCTTTGCTGTTCACAAGATTCCTCGTTCGAAAGGCAGTGGATTCTGGATTCCAACCCTTCAAGTTTTTGCTAGTTTTAATCTTATATTGTCATTAGTG CTTTCAGACAATTTCCTGACATACAAAAGGAGATATTGGTGGCAATCTTGCTATGTTTGGGCAG TCTGGATTGAGGGTCTATTTGGTTTCGGTTTGTTGTTGAGCTGTCGCATAACGCAGACCTTCCAATTATATTACATTTTTGTCAA GAGGTGTCTACCACCaatcagatcttataatttccTACCACTAATTCTCTTGCCATGGATTGCTGTCTCTGCAT TTATACATATCAGAAAACCTTTGAATTATCGGTGTCATATGGGATTTCAATGGATAATCCCAGTCGTGTCACTCCATGCTCTATATGTTATTGTTTTGGTTGGCTTCACTGGAGCCATCCGACATATCGAGTTCAGGTTTGATGAACTGAAAGACCTCTGGAATGGAATACTTGTTTCAGCCTCTTCCATCG GTATTTGGGTTGCTGCTTACATTCTAAATGAAATTCATGATGATATCTCATGGCTTCAAGTTGTTTCCAGATTCCTTCTACTGGTTATG GCAGGTATTCTTGTATTGACTTTGTTCTCTATATCAAGCTCACAACCTCTGCTCTCACAAATAAGCTTAAGGAGGACTAGGAGGGAACCTCTAGAATTTGATTCAATGGGCAAAGCTCTAGGCATAACTGACAGTGGGCTACTGCTGCAAAGGGAACTAACTGCAGTAATAAATCCCACCGAACCACTCAACGAACTTCTTCTTAACAAAAGGTTTCGACTTTCCTTCATGGCATTTGCAGACAG TTGTTTGGCAGGGGAGAGTGTGCATTTTTACGACGAGGTACAAGAACTTGGTAAAATACCTGTAGAGGACCCTGTTAGAAGGATTTACATGGCAAGACATATTATTGAAAAGTACATAAAACCAG GAGCATCAATGGAAGTTAACATATCCCATCGATGTCGACAAGAAATTTTGACCACATCCAATCTGGCTGATCCACATCTTTTTGGCAATGCATTAAATGAGCTAATACAGTTGATGAAAATG AACTTGGGAAAGGATTACTGGTCATCAATGTTCTTCATGAAGTTCAAAGAAGAAACTAGCATGAGATCAAACGACTGCAATTTAGAGCAGATGACAGGATGGAGTTACTCTCCCAGGTTGAGTGAAGTGCATGGAGTTGATGATCCCTTCCATCAAGAACACTTTTCAAAGGGCTCTAGTTGTATATGA